TCGCCCGCATTGGTGAGGCTCACCGTGCCGCCATTGCCGGCGGTGCCGCCCGAGCCACCCAGGCTCGCAGAGAGATTGAGCTTGGCCGTCTTGCCGGAGGCGGTGGAGGTGGTGGCCACCGCATTGCCGCCGCCCCCGCCGATGGATTGCACCACGATGGCGCTCGCATGGTCGCCGTTGGTCTGGACGGTACCGTAATTGTTGACGGTGGCCGTCCCCCCGCCGCCGCCGGTGCCCCCCGTGCCGCCGATGGACGCGGAAATGTTGGCCGCGTCGCTGCCGCCGGTGGTGGAGGAACTTGCGCCGCCCTTGCCGCCGCCGCCGCCAATGGACTGCGCCACCAGGCCGTTGGCGCCGACGCCGCTCGTATAGATGGAGAAGGCGGAGCCTGGCGCGGAGGCGCTGCCATTGGCGATGGTGGCACCACCACCCGCGCCCCCCATGCCGCCCGATCCACCAATCCCCACCGAAACCGCGACACCGCTGCCGCCGGCGCCGTCCGCCTTGCCGGAGCCCGCGCCCGCCGTGCCGCCGCCCCCGCCGATGGACTGCACCAGCACCGCATCGGCGGCATAGCCGGTGGTGCTGATCCGCGCGATGGCGGTGGTGGCCAGGGTGGCGGTCGCCGCCCCGCCATTGGAGGCCGAGCCCCCCGCCCCGCCCACGGCGCCGCCGATGGCGAACTGGGCGAGGGCCGCATTGTCGGCACTGCCCGCCGTGCCGCCGCCGCCGCCAATGGACTGCACCAGCACGGCGGTGGCGTTCTGGCCCTGGGTGAAGACGCTGCCGGACAGAGTGGCGGTCGCCGCCTCGCCATCATTGCCGCTGCCGCCGGAGCCGGCGAGCGTGAAGGTGACGCCCACCTTGCCGCCATTGGCCGCCCCGCCTACCGCGCTGGAGGCGCCCCCGCCACCGCCGATGGACTGGACGAGCACGCCATAGCTGGAGACGCCCAGCGTCTGGATGCTGGCGCCGGACGTGACGGTGGCTGCGCCGCCCGTATTGCCCGATCCGCCCGTCCCGCCAATGCCCACCATGACCGAGGCATCCGCCTTGGTGCCGGTCGCCGCCGCATGGGTGGAGAGCGCCAGCCCGCCGCCCCCGCCGATGGATTGGGCGATGAGGCCGGCCGCGTGGTCGCCCATTGTCAGGATGGTGCCGTCGGTCCAGGTGATCGTCGCCGCCCCGCCCGTGCCGCCGGTGCCGCCCGAACCGCCCACGCCGAGCGAGATTTCGGCGATGCTGGAGGCCCCCGTATCGGCCGCCGTGGAGGAGGCCGCCGCGCCCTTGCCGCCGCCGCCGCCGATGGACTGGGCCACCACCCCATTGGCGCCGGTGCCGGAGGTGGAGATGTTCACGCCCTTGGTGGTGGCGCCGCCATTGGTGACAGTGACCGTGCTGCCAGAGCCGCCCGAGCCGCCGCCGCCGCCCACCGCCACCGCGAGGCTCACCGCCTGGCCGCCGGCGCCGTCCGCCTTGCCGGTGCCCGTGCCGCCCGTGCCGCCGCCCCCGCCGATGGACTGGGTGAGCACCGCGTCCGCCCCCTGACCCGTGGTGACGAGGCTGCCGAAGCTCGTATTGTTAAAGGCAACGGTCACGGTGCCGCCATTGCCGCCCGCCCCGCCGGTGCCGCCCATGGCGCCGCCCAGGGCGATCTTGGAGGAGGACGAATTGGTGGCGCTGCCGGCATTGCCGCCGCCGCCGCCGATGGACTGGGCGAGCACGCCGGTGCCGTTCTGGCCGCCGGTCTGGAGACTGCCGGTGGAGGTCACGGCGACCGTGCCGCCATTGCCGCCCGTGCCGCCACTGCCGGCCAAAGTGAAGGTGATAGCCGCCGACTTGCCGGACCCGGTCGCCGCCGAGGCCCCTACGGACCCGCCTCCCCCGCCCACGGACTGGGCGAGAATGGCATTGGCGTGATCGCCGGAGACGATGATGGTGCCGGAATTGACGACCGACACTGCCCCGCCCTGCGAGCCCGCGCCCCCCTCGCCGCCGAGGCTGGCGCCGATGGCATAGCTGCCGCCATCGCCCTTGCTGGTGGACGAGCCGCCCTTGCCGCCACCGCCACCGATGGACTGGGCGAGAATGCCGTTGGCGCTGGCGCCTTCGGTGCCGATGCCGGCCGAATTGGTGACCTGGACCGTGCCGCCATAGGAGCCGGACCCGCCCGCCCCGCCCAGTGCCAGGGTGGCGGAAATGGAATCCTGGCCCTTGCTATGGCTGTCCGCACCCGCCGAGCCCCCGACGCCGCCGCCCCCGCCCACCGACTGGGCAAGGATGCCGTCGGAGAGTTCGCCGGCGGTGTGGATGGTGCCGGAGGTGGTCACATAGACAGTGCCGCCCTGCTCGCCACTGCCTGCGGTGAGCGAAATGGCCGCGCCCAGGCTGATCTTGGAGGTGGTGGCCGAATTGCTGTTGCCGGCAATGCCGCCGCCGCCGCCCACCGACTGGGCGATGAGGGCCGGGGCATCCTTGCCCTTGGTGGAGAGCGTGCCTTCCGACGTCACGAACACCGCGCCGCCATAACCGCCCGATCCGCCCGACGCGCCGAGCGTTAAGGTCAGCGCCGCCTTGCCGCCGGAGGCCGAGCCCGCCGCCGTGCCGCCCTTGCCGCCGCCCCCGCCAATGGACTGGGCCACGATGGCGGAGGAATGGTCCCCGGTGGTGGTGATGGAGGGCGCCGCGCCGGTTCCGGTGGCCACGTTGTTCACCGTCACCGTGCCGCCATAGCCCCCCGATCCGCCGGCGCCGCCCAGCGTCGCGGTCAGCGAGAAGCTGCCATTGGAATTGGGCAGGTCCTTGTCGTTCTGCGTCTTGCCCGAGGCCGAGCCGCCCGCGCCGCCACCGCCGCCGATGGACTGGGCGAGGATGCCGTCCGCATCGCCCCCCGTGGTCGTGATGGTGCCCGAATTGCCCACCACCACCACGCCGCCATGGCCGCCGCCGCCGGCCGTGCCTCCGAGCGCTACGCTCGCATTGACGGTGCCGTTATAGGAATTGGAGGTGCCGCCCCCCGCCACGCCGCCGCCCCCGCCCACCGACTGGGCGAGGATGCCACGCGCGCTGGCGCCCTCGGTGCGGATGGCGCCGTAATTGCCAGCCACCACCGCGCCGCCGGAACTGGCCAGCCCGCCCGCGCCGCCCAGGGAGAGGCTCACCGAAACCGAATCGGCCAAGGTCAGCGCATCGGCCGAGGAGGCACCAACGCCGCCCGCGCCACCGCCGCCGCCGATGGACTGGACGATCACCGCATCAGCGAAATTGCCGGTGGTGGTCACATGGCCATAGGTGAGGACGGCCGCCGTGCCGCCCGCCCCGCCGCCCGCACCCGAGCCGCCGAGCGCCGCGCTCACGGACAGCGAGAAGCCGTTGGAGGCGGAGATGCCGAGCGCCGAGGCGTCGCCGCCTGCGCCGCCGCCGCCGCCGATGGACTGGACCAGGATGCCGGTCGCGCCCGCGCCCGCGGTGGTGACGGTGCCGGTGCTGGTCACGCTGGCGCTGCCCGCCTTGCTGCCGCTGCCGCCCGACCCGCCGATGGCCGCCGTGACGGTGACCGAGGCGTCCACCCCCGCGGAGGCCGCCTCGGCCGCCGAGGAGCCGCCATTGCCGCCGCCGCCGCCGATGGACTGGGCGAGAATGCCGATGGAATCCGTGCCGCCGGTGGTGATGGTTCCAGCATTGCTGACGCTCACCGCCTCGCCGGTGCCGCCATTGCCACCGGATCCGCCCACGGACACAGCGGCCGCGCCGAAGACGCCGGCGCTCCTGGAAATGGCCGCGCCACCAGACCCGCCGCCGCCACCGATGGATTGGGCAAGAACACCCGAGGACCGCGCGCCGGTGGTCACGATCCCCGCCGCATTGACGACGGTGACCGTGCCGGCATCGCCACCGGACCCGCCCGTCCCGCCAATGGTGAAGGCGACGCCCTCCAGCGTATTCGCCGTGGCGCTGCCGCCCGCGCCGCCGCCGCCGCCCACCGATTGGGCGAGGAGCGCGGTGGAGTAGGCGCCGGTGGTCTTGACCGTTACCGTGGTGGCGGTGGCGCCGGAATTGCTCACATAGACGTCGCCGCCTGCCCCGCCCGTGCCCCCGCCGCCGCCAATGGCCGCGGAGATGCCGACCCCGGCGGAAATCGCGCCGCCGCCACGCCCGCCACCGCCGCCGATGGACTGCGCCACGATGCCAAGCGCGTTGAGGTTGCCGGTGGTGACGAGATTGGAATTATAGACCTTCACCACCCCCGCATTGCCGCCCGCGGCGCCCTGCCCGCCCAGCGAGACAATGCCGCCCGCGCCGCCGCCATTGCCGCCGCCGCCGCCGACGGACTGGACCAGAATGCCGTCCGAATAGGTGCCGCGGGTGGTGAGGGTGCCGGAATTGCGGACGAGGGCGAGATCGCTGGTGCCGGTGCCGGATGTGCCGCCGGTCGCAGCCGAGCCGCCCACTGCGATCTGGCCGGTGCCCAGGATCAGGCTGCCGCCGCCGCCGCCCACCGACTGCACGAGCATGCCATGGGCATAATTGCCATAGGTGTTGACCGCTCCTGAATTGAGCGCCGTGGCGCCGCCCGCATTGCCGCTGGCCGCGCCATTGCCGCCCATGGACGCGAAGCCGCCGGCCGCATCGCCGCCATTGCCGCCGCCGCCGGCCACCGACTGCACCACGATGCCGATGCCGCCATTGCCGCGCGTGGTGACGCTGGCCGCCGACTTTACATAGACGTAACCCGAAGACCCGCCCGGCCCCGCATTGCCGCCGGAGGTCGAGACGAAGCCGCCATAGACGCTCGCCCCCGCCGCTCCAACGCCGCCGAGGCTCTGGGCCAGAATGCCGTTGGAGGCATAGCCGGAGGCCGAGAGGGTCGCGCCACTGGCGATCTGGACATTGACCACCTTGCCGGAGGCCGCCGACCCGCCTTGCCCGCCCGAGCCGCCCGAGAGATTCCAGGCATTATTGGCAGTGGCGCCGCTACCACCATTGCCGCCATTGGCCTGCACCAGCACCACCGGCGCGTTGGAGCCTGTGGTGGAAAGCTGGGCGCCGGCCTGCACGGAGAGGCTGGCCACGCCGCTGGTGCCGCCCGTTCCGCCATTGCCGCCCGTGGCGCTCCATCCGCCGCCGATCCAGGGCTTGGCCACGTAGCCGTCGCCGCCATTGCCGCCATTGGCATAGACGGCCACCGCCTGGGCATTGGGGCCGCCGGTCGCGGTGATGATTGTGTTCGCGGCGATGGTGACGGTGGCGGTGCCGCCCGTGCCGCCCGTGCCGCCATTGCCACCCCAGGCGCTGGCCTGACCGGCATAGCCATAGCCGCCCCGGCCGCCGACGCCGCCGGTGGCCTTCGCCTCGACACCGGTACTGACGCCGTTGATGGTGCCGGACACGGTGATGCTGACACTGCCGCCATTGCCGCCAGCGCCGCCATTGCCGCCGGTGGCGTTGCCGAAGGTGGCGTCGCCCTCGCCTCCGATACCGCCCGCCCCGCCATAGGACACGGCCCGAACGCCCGTGATCGAGGAGGAGATCGTCACGCCGGAGAGCTGCAAGGTGACGGCACCGCCGGTTCCGCCGACGCCGCCAGCGCCGCCATTGGCTGCGGCATTGGATTCGCCCTTGCCGCCCGTGCCGCCCGCCCCGCCATTTGCGAACACGCTCACGCCGTCGCCACTGGTGGCGGTAATCACCGTGGCGGTGATGGTCGCGCCCACGGTGCCGGCATTGCCGCCGGCCCCGCCAATGCCGCCCGTCGGCTCGACGGTGTGGCTGTAGGCATAGCCGCCGGTGCCGCCAGCGCCGCCGCTGGAGGTCAGGAGAATGGCCGCGCCGTTGGTGGCGGTGACGCTGCTGTTGTTCTGGCCCGCCGTTCCGGTAAGGGTGAGCTGCACCTGCCCGCCAGTGCCGCCCGCGCCACCATTGGCCTGATTGGCCCCCGCGGTCCAGGTTACGGCGCCGCCGGCCACGCCCCCCGCGCCGCCCGCAGAGGTGATGACGATGCCTGGGCCGTTGGTGGCGCTGACGGTGCTTTGCGAGATGTTCAATCCGGCATAGGCGCCGTTGCCACCGGTGCCGCCGAGGCCGCCATACGGGCTGACGAAATGGTTGTGCGCATACCCACCGGCGCCGCCCGCGCCTCCGGATGCGACAATGCTGATGCCGTAGCCGGTGCCGGAAACGGTGGATTGGGACACGCTTGCATAGGTGTGGTGCGCATTGCCGCCGGTGCCGCCCTGGCCTGCGGTCGAACTGTACCAGGAGGCATACGCCTTCCCGCCTACGCCGCCAGCCCCACCCGCGGACTGGATCGAAATGGCTCCTGAATTGCTCGTCGTTCCGCCGGTCACCGTGGAAGAGGAAACGGACAAGCTGGTCCAGTTGCCGTAGCCGCCCTGCCCGCCCTGGTATCCGAGCGCGCTGCCTGTCAAGGCGGCTGGCACTTCGATGCCGGTATCCGTCCCGGCCTTGCCCGCCGTGCCGCCGGTGCCGCCAGCGGAGGAGATCAGGATGCCTGCCTGGCCTGCGCTGAGGCTGGAGGAGGAGACTGTCAGCTTGGCCGCGCCGGCATTTCCCCCCGCGCCGGCAAGGCCGCCATAGCCGTTGTCGATGCCGCTATAGCCGTACCCGCCGCCCCCGCCTGCGCCGCCCGCAGACTGGGCGGTAATCGCGATCCCGCTCACGTTGGCCGTCACGCTGGCCACCGACAGATTGCTGAGATAACCGCCCCAGCCACCGGCGCCGCCCGGACCACCCGTCCCGTTGTTGGAACCGCCGCCGCCCGTGGTGCCGGAACCGCCGGCACCGCCGGCGCCACCCGTGACGGACATCAGCAGGGCATAGGAGCCGGTCACGGAGCCGGTCACGCTCGCCGTATAGGTCTGCAGGGACTGGCCTGCACCTCCAGGACCACCATGGGCGTCATCGTGAATGTAGTTTTCCGAAGACCCCGTCCCGCCCGCGGCACCGGTGACCTGGCGCGCATATGGCAGAGACTGGGCGCGGGCTTGCGGGGGCAAAGCGACGCCCGCGCCTGCCAGGAAGGCCAGGCCGGCCAGCGTGCCCGAAAGTGCGGTTGAAAGCCTCAGCCGGGCCGTGGAGGCACCATAGACGCTGCCGGATGCAGCATGTCGCACGGGCATTTTTCGTGCCCCGTCACGCTCGCGAGCGATCTGATCGGCCGTGCGCTGCCCCACCATGCCTTCCCCCACGCCTTACGGGAATTCGTTACCGCAAGCCCGCCGTCGGCACACATGAAATCTCGTTCATGACATTTGAAGCTGACTTGAGCCTTGCCGCAAGGGGGAGGCCCCAGCGCGTCAGCGGGTCACTTTTCGCCCTTTTCCTTAAGGCAAGGCTCGGCTAAGCGAGGAATGGGGTGCGCCGTCGGGAGGCGGCGCGCAGAAGAGGTACCGGCCGGCACGGGTCTCCGGCGGTGGCGTGCCATGGCGACGTTACAGCGCCGTGCTTCGTTAACCGTCTTGAGCCAGACTGCAGCCGGCGCCACTTTGGGGGCGCAAAGCAAAGAGGCCGGCACGATGCCCGTTACCTTCAAGACCCTGGCGCTGACCGCTCTGCTTCAGGTCGGTGCCCTCGCTTTCGGGACAATGGCGATGGCTCAGTCCACGCCCGTCCCTCCCGGTGCCATCCAGGGCCGCACCATGGATATTGGCGACCAGCCCGGCGTCGTGGCGCCGGCCGATGACGAGGTGGAGATCGACCCCGTCTATCGCCGCCAGCCGGTCTATTTCCGTACAACGGAGCCGGCGGGGACCATCATCATCTCCACCAATGACCGCTTCCTCTATCTGGTGGAAGGCAACAACCGTGCGCTGCGCTACGGCATCGGTGTCGGCCGTGACGGCTTCACCTGGCAGGGCCTCGTGACCGTGGTGCGCAAGGCCGAGTGGCCGGACTGGACCCCGCCCGCGGAGATGATCCAGCGCCAGCCCTATCTGCCGCGCTTCATGGCTGGCGGGCCGGGCAACCCCATGGGCGCCCGCGCGCTCTATCTGGGCGGCACGGTCTACCGCATCCACGGCACCAACCAGCCCCAGACCATCGGCTATGCGGTGTCGTCCGGCTGCTTCCGGCTGGTCAACAGCGAGATCATCGACCTTTACAGCCGCGTCCCCGTGGGCACGAAGGTGATCGTGCGCCAGGCCGTCTCGCTCTGAGCTTTCCCCGCCGCTCCCGCACAAGCGGGCGCGGCCCATGCCCGGCGCGGGCGTCTCGCCCTCGCCTCCCCGGCGACGGGGGACGTGCGGGGCCGCTCGCGCCGTCTCCGGCGCAAGAGCGCGCCGCGCCATAGCGTCCCCGCCTGATCGCCCTCGCGTTTCCCACGTTCGCGTATCCCCTATCCCCTTCTCCCGTTCCAAGAGGCGGTTTTCATGAAGACCCTCCTGACCCTGCTGGCCGGAGCGGCCGTGGTGCTCGGCGCGCAAGCCGCCGACGCCCAGACCCTCAAGGCGGTCAAGGATCGCGGCGAGCTGGTCTGCGGCGTGAGCCGCGGCCTGACCGGCTTCTCCAGTCCCGATGCCTCCGGCAAGTGGACCGGCTTCGACGTGGACTTCTGCCGCGCGGTGGCGGCGGCGGTGCTGAACGACCCCAACAAGGTCAAATATGTGCCGCTGAGCGCCGACGAGCGCTTCACCGCCCTCCAGTCCGGCGCGGTGGACCTGCTGTCGCGCAACTCCACCTGGACGCTGGAGCGCGAAGGCAAGCTGAACCTCCTGTTCGGCGCCATCACCTATTATGACGGCCAGGGCTTCATGGTTCCGGCCTCGCGCAACATCAATTCGGCCCTGGAGCTGGACGGCTCGAAGGTGTGCGTGCAGAGCGGCACCACCGCCGCCGGCTACACGGAAGACTACTTCAAGACCAACAACATGAAGCTGGAGCTGGTCACCGTCCCCAATTCGGACGAGATGGTGAAGGCCTATGAGGACGGCCGCTGCAACACGCTGTCCACCGACGTGTCGCAATTGTTCGCGCTGCGCCTCGTGACCAAGAAGCCCGCCGGCCACATCGTCCTTCCCGACGTCATCTCCAAGGAGCCGCTGGGCCCCGTGGTGCGCCAGGGCGATGACCAGTGGTTCAACGTGGTCAAGTGGACCCACTTCGCGATGCTGGACGCCGAGGAACTGGGCGTGAATTCCGGCAATATCGACGAGGCGCTCAAGTCCCAGAAGCCGGATGTGCGCCGCCTTGTGGGCAATGACGGCAATTATGGCGAGCAGATCGGCCTGACCAAGGACTTCGTGGTGCGCATCGTCAATGCGGTGGGCAATTATGGCCAGGTGTTCGAGCGCAATGTGGGTGGCGATTCCAAGCTCGGAATTCCCCGCGGCCTGAACCAGCTCTGGAGCGCCGGCGGCATCCAGTACGCCCCGCCGGTGCGCTGAACCCGCACCTTTCGGGGCGCCCAGCCGCCCCCTTTTGCGGCCTCTCCCGCCGCCACCTTGCCGCTCGCTCAAACGTGAGCGGCAACATTCCCCAACGATATCGACCGCGCCCGATCCTCCATTCTAGTCTCCCCCGCCTCTGATGGCGCGCATCCCTGGACCAAGGTTGGCGCGCGCCTTCTCAGTCTTGGAACAGACGCGGACCAGCAGCGCCTCTTGGATCGCTCCCGCGATCCCGCTGCGTGGATCGCGCTTCAGGGAGACGACCATGACCCTCCTGTCCCGCCGCTCCGTACTGGCCGCCGCCGCGGCCGGCGCCGCCGGCCTCACCACTGGCGCCTTATCTGCCTTTTCCGCCTTCGCCGCCGCCCCCCAGGCCAGCACCCAGTGGCCGAGCGCCTATCGCTACAAGGTGGGCGACATCGAGGTGACGGCCATCAGCGACGGCGCCCGCACCATGCCCCTGTCGGACACGTTCGTGCGCAACGAGCCGCGCGACAAGGTGAACGAGGCGCTGCGCGCCGCCTATCTGCCGGAAAACCAGGTCACCATTCCCTTCACGGTGCTGCTGGTGAATACGGGCTCCAAGCTCTATCTCATCGACAGCGGCAACGGCCCGGCCCAGGGCACGGTGGGGCTACTCGGCGGCACGCTCACCGCGCTGGGCATCGACCCCAAGTCCATCGACGCGGTGGTGATCTCCCATTTCCATGGCGACCACATCAATGGCCTCCTGAACGCCCAGGGCACCCCCACCTATCCCAACGCCCAGGTGCTGGTTCCGGAAGCCGAATGGGCCTTCTGGATGGATGACGGCCAGATGGGCCGCGCGCCGGACGGCCTCAAGGGCGCGTTCCAGAATGTGCGCCGGGTCTTCACCCCGTTCGCCGGCAAGGTGGACAAATATGGCTGGGACAAGGAGGTCATGCCGGGCCTGACCAGCGTCGGCACCCCCGGCCACACGCCGGGCCACACCTCGTTCCAGCTCGCCTCGGGCAATGGGCGGCTGTTCGTGCAGTCGGACGTGACCAACATCCCCGCTCTGTTCCTGCGCAATCCCACCTGGCAGGTCATGTTCGACATGGACGGCGCCAAGGCGCAGGAGACCCGCCGCAAGGTCTATGACATGGTCTCGGCCGAGCGGATGCTGGTGGCCGGCTATCATTTCCCCTTCCCCGCCGCCCTCTATGTGGAGAAGGACGGCGCCCGCTTCGATTCCGTGCCCGCCGCCTGGAGCCCTGTGCTCTGAGAAGCCCCTAAAGTTTGAGCTTGAGGCTGAGCGAGCCCGTCTGGTTGACGAAGCCGGACGGGCTCGCCTGCAGGTCGTAATTCAGGCCGAGATCGAGCCCCCCCATGCCCGTTCCCAAAAGGCGCGTTCCCAAAAGGCCGATGCCGCCCGAGAACAGCCAGGGTGAGAGATCCGCCCCATAAGTGGTGAAGCTCGGCCCCCCGCCGAGGAAAGACGCGCTCACCTGCGTCTGCGTATCCAGCATGTTGTAGCCGACCCCCGCATAGCCAGTGAGGCGCAATGGCTCGGAGAGGCGATAATCCGCGCGCAGACCCGCCGTGACCATCAGTTCCTGGTAGGTCTGCGCTGCCACCGAGAGGCTGAGTGCCCCGGCGCCGCTTTCCACATAGGCCGGCGAATGGACGGTGGCATAGTCGAGCCGCACCGTGGGCGTCAGGCGCAGGCCCGGCGAAACCTGGATGTCCTGCCGCAGCCCTGCGCCTGCATGGAAAGTGGTGCCCGTATAATCCGCGCTGGCCGTGCCCGGCGCGAGGCCCACATAGCGGCTCTCGGAGCTGTCGTTGAAGGCGCCGTCGAGGGTGAGGTCCAAGGACAAGCCGGGCGCGAGGCGGGTGCTGCCATAAAGGCCCAGCGCATAGCTGGACACATCGAGGGAACTGGGCGCGCCCACCGCATTCCCCGTGAGGCCAGCATAAGAATAGGCAAACCAGCCGCCCAGCGTCACCTGGTCGTTCAGGGCGCCATCCACCCCGGCCACGAAGCCCCCGCCCGAGGCCGTGTAACCGGAATAGCCCGCCTGGGTGGCCTGACTGGCGAGCGCCCCGAAGGGCTGCGCCCAGCCGGCCTTGCCGGAGGGCACGTCCGTCCGCATGGCGATCCGATTGGCGACGATCTGCTGGAGCGGGCGCTGGGTGTCGTAGGTGGCGCGGGAGGCATTGCCGGCGAGCGCCGGCAAGGTCTGGCCCAGAGCCGTCGCCAAGGCCTGCCCCTCCAGGGCGTTGAGGATGGAGATGGCGGGAGCCAGAGGGCCCACGAGCCCGTCCGCCGTGCCCGCCACCCGATAGAGCGCCAAAGCTGCGCCGGTTGCCGCAGGATTCAGCACCGCGGCCGTGGTCACATAGGGCTGGACCAAGGTGACGAGGGCCGCCTGGCCCGTATAGGTGCCGCTGGAATCATAGACGCCAAGCTGCATCTGGGCGGAGAGCGAATCGCCTTCGATCTCGCCATAGAGGTTGGTGATCACCGGGTTCGAGGTTGGCACGGTGGACAGCAGCACCTTGCCCTGCGGGGTCATGGAGCCGATGAAGGTGAAGGTGCCGCCGCCGGGCGCCACGCCCTTTCCCCAAAAATAGCCGCCCGAATAATGGGTGATGACGATGTTCGCCGCTGCCGTGGTCCCGAGCAGGCTCGGGCTCACCAGGCGCCAAGGCGTGCCCTGGGTCCACGCCCACTGGGGCGAGGCGACAGCCGGCACCACCTGCGCCGCCGGCGGTGTGAAGCTGGCGGGATCATAGGGCGTCATATAGGCCCAGTGGGTCACCATCATGGTGTCCCCGGTGATCATCTGCATTTCCATGGTGGTCACGCCGCCCTCCTGCTGCATGACCCCGAGGCCCACCGTGGTGAGGCCCGCGCCGTTATTGAACAGCATGGTGATCTGGCCGGAATCGGTGACCGTTCCCTGGATGGTCATGGAAGACGGCGTCACGAACGGCCCGACGGCAAGCGTGGCGGAGCTGCTGCCCGTGAAAACGCCATTGGTAGAGGTGCCCAGCGCCCAAAGCGTCTGGTCCCCCACCGCGAACGGGTTGGCGAACGAGGTGCCGGACGTGCCATAGGCCAGCATGTTGGGGACAGGCACATACCAGTAGCTGTTGGAGATGATGGCATCCCACTGCGACTGCGCCCGCGCCGCAGACGTGCCCGCGCCAAGGATGAGAAGCGCGCCCAATGCGGCTTTCGAAAGTCGCCGGCGCCCCGCGCCCGCCTGCCTCGCCTTGCGCGCCCGCCACGCCTTGTCCCGCTGCGTCATCCCTTCCCCACCTCTTTTCTGGCTCGACCTGCCGCTAGGACACCTCAGGAGGGGGCCGGCGGCAACCTCTAATCTTTTGCCGCATCTACCGTTTGCGCCCGCACCCAACCGGCGAAGGGCGCATCCGCCGCCTCCACGTCAAGCGAAAGGATGGCCGGCACCTCGTAGGGATGGAGCGCACGCAAGGCGTCCATCAGTGGCGCCAGCTGGCCGGCGCGGGTCTTCAGGAGGAGCACCACCTCCTCGGCCCGTTCCAACGCGCCCTCCCATTCATAGAAGGAGATCAGCCCCGGCAGGATGTTGCCGCACGCGGCGAGGCGCTGCGCCACCAGGTGCCGGGCAGCCGCCTCGGCCGTGGCGACGGAAGGGAAGGTGGAATAGACGATCTTCAGGTCCATCGGCGCCCCCCTGCCTCCCCCTCGCACGCCGGCCGGCGGCGGGGAAGAATGGCTTGGGCGCGGCGCCTCGACAAGGCTCGCGCGGCCCGCTACGAAGACGGGGCGTCTGTACGGGGCGCACCGAAAGGACCTGCGGGCGCGACCGTCCTGATGAACACCCCCCTGTCGCATGTCTCCAAGATCGCCTTCGTGGCCGCCCGCACACCGGAAGCCGAGTCCGCACGCGAGCGCCTGATCGCCCGCTATGGCTGCGTGCCGCTGGACCAGGC
This genomic interval from Aquabacter sp. L1I39 contains the following:
- a CDS encoding L,D-transpeptidase — encoded protein: MAMAQSTPVPPGAIQGRTMDIGDQPGVVAPADDEVEIDPVYRRQPVYFRTTEPAGTIIISTNDRFLYLVEGNNRALRYGIGVGRDGFTWQGLVTVVRKAEWPDWTPPAEMIQRQPYLPRFMAGGPGNPMGARALYLGGTVYRIHGTNQPQTIGYAVSSGCFRLVNSEIIDLYSRVPVGTKVIVRQAVSL
- a CDS encoding MBL fold metallo-hydrolase, whose protein sequence is MTLLSRRSVLAAAAAGAAGLTTGALSAFSAFAAAPQASTQWPSAYRYKVGDIEVTAISDGARTMPLSDTFVRNEPRDKVNEALRAAYLPENQVTIPFTVLLVNTGSKLYLIDSGNGPAQGTVGLLGGTLTALGIDPKSIDAVVISHFHGDHINGLLNAQGTPTYPNAQVLVPEAEWAFWMDDGQMGRAPDGLKGAFQNVRRVFTPFAGKVDKYGWDKEVMPGLTSVGTPGHTPGHTSFQLASGNGRLFVQSDVTNIPALFLRNPTWQVMFDMDGAKAQETRRKVYDMVSAERMLVAGYHFPFPAALYVEKDGARFDSVPAAWSPVL
- a CDS encoding autotransporter family protein gives rise to the protein MTQRDKAWRARKARQAGAGRRRLSKAALGALLILGAGTSAARAQSQWDAIISNSYWYVPVPNMLAYGTSGTSFANPFAVGDQTLWALGTSTNGVFTGSSSATLAVGPFVTPSSMTIQGTVTDSGQITMLFNNGAGLTTVGLGVMQQEGGVTTMEMQMITGDTMMVTHWAYMTPYDPASFTPPAAQVVPAVASPQWAWTQGTPWRLVSPSLLGTTAAANIVITHYSGGYFWGKGVAPGGGTFTFIGSMTPQGKVLLSTVPTSNPVITNLYGEIEGDSLSAQMQLGVYDSSGTYTGQAALVTLVQPYVTTAAVLNPAATGAALALYRVAGTADGLVGPLAPAISILNALEGQALATALGQTLPALAGNASRATYDTQRPLQQIVANRIAMRTDVPSGKAGWAQPFGALASQATQAGYSGYTASGGGFVAGVDGALNDQVTLGGWFAYSYAGLTGNAVGAPSSLDVSSYALGLYGSTRLAPGLSLDLTLDGAFNDSSESRYVGLAPGTASADYTGTTFHAGAGLRQDIQVSPGLRLTPTVRLDYATVHSPAYVESGAGALSLSVAAQTYQELMVTAGLRADYRLSEPLRLTGYAGVGYNMLDTQTQVSASFLGGGPSFTTYGADLSPWLFSGGIGLLGTRLLGTGMGGLDLGLNYDLQASPSGFVNQTGSLSLKLKL
- the cutA gene encoding divalent-cation tolerance protein CutA, coding for MDLKIVYSTFPSVATAEAAARHLVAQRLAACGNILPGLISFYEWEGALERAEEVVLLLKTRAGQLAPLMDALRALHPYEVPAILSLDVEAADAPFAGWVRAQTVDAAKD
- a CDS encoding amino acid ABC transporter substrate-binding protein produces the protein MKTLLTLLAGAAVVLGAQAADAQTLKAVKDRGELVCGVSRGLTGFSSPDASGKWTGFDVDFCRAVAAAVLNDPNKVKYVPLSADERFTALQSGAVDLLSRNSTWTLEREGKLNLLFGAITYYDGQGFMVPASRNINSALELDGSKVCVQSGTTAAGYTEDYFKTNNMKLELVTVPNSDEMVKAYEDGRCNTLSTDVSQLFALRLVTKKPAGHIVLPDVISKEPLGPVVRQGDDQWFNVVKWTHFAMLDAEELGVNSGNIDEALKSQKPDVRRLVGNDGNYGEQIGLTKDFVVRIVNAVGNYGQVFERNVGGDSKLGIPRGLNQLWSAGGIQYAPPVR